A single Biomphalaria glabrata chromosome 2, xgBioGlab47.1, whole genome shotgun sequence DNA region contains:
- the LOC106056403 gene encoding uncharacterized protein LOC106056403 isoform X1, producing the protein MIIMKMEKEKLLSRRLLCPYGTKPGYCLNTQCLNHLPEGFMSNQSDVEKDLVFERMCVEDAIKKKEKQDRYEFLKNERKLMGMSEPTDEEKNKVPLYQKKTNDAAVQEKLKLCPPIDIGKLAAKRKTFRKPARKLCMLDVPSFKAPEDDYNDLSNFLRISTMPGYSSNDYVSEYKDRHNMSVWNNRRDIDKQAFKLTRDWLSVWSDYDVIERRWRKAWAEKFSS; encoded by the exons atgaTAATAATG AAaatggaaaaagaaaagttattaTCAAGACGATTGCTCTGTCCCTATGGAACTAAGCCAGGATATTGTTTGAATACACAATGTCTTAATCATTTGCCTGAAGGTTTTATGTCCAATCAAAGTGATGTAGAAAAGGATCTTGTATTTGAAAGAATGTGTGTTGAGGATGCAATAAAGAAAAAGGAAAAGCAAGATAGGtatgaatttcttaaaaatgaaaGGAAACTCATGGGCATGTCTGAGCCTACTGATGAAGAAAAGAACAAAGTGCCATTATATCAGAAAAAAACTAATGATGCTGCTGTACAAGAAAAACTTAAATTGTGTCCTCCCATAGACATTGGCAAG CTTGCTGCAAAAAGGAAAACTTTCAGAAAGCCAGCCAGGAAGCTCTGTATGCTGGATGTTCCTAGTTTTAAGGCTCCAGAAGATGACTACAATGATTTATCAAACTTCCTGAGAATATCCACTATGCCTGGATACAGCAGCAATGATTATGTTAGTGAGTACAAGGATCGTCATAACATGTCTGTTTGGAACAACCGCAGGGACATTGATAAGCAAGCATTCAAACTGACTCGGGACTGGCTCA GTGTTTGGTCAGATTATGATGTCATTGAAAGACGTTGGAGGAAAGCTTGGGCAGAGAAATTTTCATCCTAA
- the LOC106056403 gene encoding uncharacterized protein LOC106056403 isoform X3: protein MIIMKMEKEKLLSRRLLCPYGTKPGYCLNTQCLNHLPEGFMSNQSDVEKDLVFERMCVEDAIKKKEKQDRYEFLKNERKLMGMSEPTDEEKNKVPLYQKKTNDAAVQEKLKLCPPIDIGKLAAKRKTFRKPARKLCMLDVPSFKAPEDDYNDLSNFLRISTMPGYSSNDYVSEYKDRHNMSVWNNRRDIDKQAFKLTRDWLNIDSYPLEAL, encoded by the exons atgaTAATAATG AAaatggaaaaagaaaagttattaTCAAGACGATTGCTCTGTCCCTATGGAACTAAGCCAGGATATTGTTTGAATACACAATGTCTTAATCATTTGCCTGAAGGTTTTATGTCCAATCAAAGTGATGTAGAAAAGGATCTTGTATTTGAAAGAATGTGTGTTGAGGATGCAATAAAGAAAAAGGAAAAGCAAGATAGGtatgaatttcttaaaaatgaaaGGAAACTCATGGGCATGTCTGAGCCTACTGATGAAGAAAAGAACAAAGTGCCATTATATCAGAAAAAAACTAATGATGCTGCTGTACAAGAAAAACTTAAATTGTGTCCTCCCATAGACATTGGCAAG CTTGCTGCAAAAAGGAAAACTTTCAGAAAGCCAGCCAGGAAGCTCTGTATGCTGGATGTTCCTAGTTTTAAGGCTCCAGAAGATGACTACAATGATTTATCAAACTTCCTGAGAATATCCACTATGCCTGGATACAGCAGCAATGATTATGTTAGTGAGTACAAGGATCGTCATAACATGTCTGTTTGGAACAACCGCAGGGACATTGATAAGCAAGCATTCAAACTGACTCGGGACTGGCTCA ATATCgacagttacccattagaggcactctaa
- the LOC106056403 gene encoding uncharacterized protein LOC106056403 isoform X2, whose protein sequence is MEKEKLLSRRLLCPYGTKPGYCLNTQCLNHLPEGFMSNQSDVEKDLVFERMCVEDAIKKKEKQDRYEFLKNERKLMGMSEPTDEEKNKVPLYQKKTNDAAVQEKLKLCPPIDIGKLAAKRKTFRKPARKLCMLDVPSFKAPEDDYNDLSNFLRISTMPGYSSNDYVSEYKDRHNMSVWNNRRDIDKQAFKLTRDWLSVWSDYDVIERRWRKAWAEKFSS, encoded by the exons atggaaaaagaaaagttattaTCAAGACGATTGCTCTGTCCCTATGGAACTAAGCCAGGATATTGTTTGAATACACAATGTCTTAATCATTTGCCTGAAGGTTTTATGTCCAATCAAAGTGATGTAGAAAAGGATCTTGTATTTGAAAGAATGTGTGTTGAGGATGCAATAAAGAAAAAGGAAAAGCAAGATAGGtatgaatttcttaaaaatgaaaGGAAACTCATGGGCATGTCTGAGCCTACTGATGAAGAAAAGAACAAAGTGCCATTATATCAGAAAAAAACTAATGATGCTGCTGTACAAGAAAAACTTAAATTGTGTCCTCCCATAGACATTGGCAAG CTTGCTGCAAAAAGGAAAACTTTCAGAAAGCCAGCCAGGAAGCTCTGTATGCTGGATGTTCCTAGTTTTAAGGCTCCAGAAGATGACTACAATGATTTATCAAACTTCCTGAGAATATCCACTATGCCTGGATACAGCAGCAATGATTATGTTAGTGAGTACAAGGATCGTCATAACATGTCTGTTTGGAACAACCGCAGGGACATTGATAAGCAAGCATTCAAACTGACTCGGGACTGGCTCA GTGTTTGGTCAGATTATGATGTCATTGAAAGACGTTGGAGGAAAGCTTGGGCAGAGAAATTTTCATCCTAA
- the LOC129924622 gene encoding uncharacterized protein LOC129924622 → MPRPKGRRMLEKLNKARNVMLSDKLRGNSSRSRSSLDPASEGQRGASRSKLDRLSINTDVPSDLDLQETEQLWTIANTNQLTDLMSDALCPNCFQSSLTIRVIKDENMGFASKLKLCCRSSSCGYTKSKFSSPRIQKSNCSNVAFEINTKMVLYSHEIGKGFTSLQTFSSVLGISGISQRAFKDHDNKITDCEVESGEDMLYRTANAIRQAYAETDDDIREAIERGENPLIDISVSYDGTWQKRGFTSLYGVGVCIDLLTGLVVDFDIRSKYCHACHIQKAESMNATDLAVWKEQHDCCTNHHKSSKSMEQDSAVILWNRSVAKYNFRYVEMLSDGDSSAFKAVLESKPYADKAVTKLDCINHAHKRMGTALRKLAKESHLGGRGVGRLTEKKCDSLQNFYRGAIIDNIPDVSKMRNAVWAGLYHSMSTDTEHHHRQCPLGENSWCWYQQAVSLGQDPDSHSNHKASTFLSLEVAHKLIPIYRRMSDESLLQRMAHGGTQNNNESLNAMIWTRCPKTSFMGLGRVKGSVARAVSIFNAGANELINVMNKMHIDVSYVTLNNLKKVNDKRIIQSDTTSQEDYRKRRKTVSLTRFEKVREELAKDGNVYGAGAH, encoded by the exons atgcCTCGACCAAAGGGACGAAGAATGCTAGAGAAGCTCAATAAAGCAAGAAATGTTATGCTATCTGACAAGCTGCGTGGAAATTcctctaggtctaggtctagtttagatcCAGCATCAGAAGGACAACGTGGTGCATCCAGATCGAAATTAGACCGTCTTTCAATAAATACTGATGTTCCaagtgatctagatctacaagaaacAGAGCAATTATGGACTATTGCTAATACTAATCAGCTTACTGATTTGATGTCGGATGCATTATGCCCTAATTGTTTTCAGTCAAGTTTGACTATTAGAGTTATAAAAGATGAAAACATGGGGTTCGCATCAAAGTTGAAGTTatgttgtagatctagtagttgtGGATATACTAAATCAAAGTTTTCATCTCCAAGAATACAAAAAAGTAACTGTTCAAATGTTGCATTTGAAATAAACACCAAGATGGTTTTATACAGCCATGAGATAGGAAAGGGTTTCACTTCGCTGCAGACATTTAGCAGCGTCCTAGGAATTTCTGGAATCAGCCAGAGAGCCTTTAAAGACCATGATAATAAAATCACAG actGTGAAGTGGAATCTGGGGAAGACATGCTCTACCGCACAGCCAACGCCATACGTCAAGCTTATGCAGAGACGGATGATGACATTAGGGAAGCCATTGAACGAGGAGAAAACCCTTTGATTGACATTTCAGTCAGTTATGATGGGACCTGGCAAAAGCGAGGCTTTACATCGCTTTATGGTGTAGGTGTCTGCATCGATTTACTAACAGGTCTTGTTGTCGACTTCGATATTAGATCTAAGTACTGCCATGCATGCCACATACAGAAAGCTGAGAGCATGAATGCAACTGACCTCGCAGTTTGGAAAGAACAGCATGATTGCTGTACTAATCACCACAAATCCAGCAAGTCTATGGAACAGGACAGTGCTGTAATTCTGTGGAATCGTTCTGtggcaaaatataattttagataTGTGGAGATGCTGAGTGATGGAGATTCTTCTGCTTTTAAAGCTGTGCTTGAGTCTAAGCCATATGCTGATAAAGCTGTTACTAAACTTGACTGTATCAATCATGCCCATAAACGTATGGGGACAGCGCTTCGAAAACTTGCCAAAGAAAGCCATCTTGGTGGCAGAGGAGTTGGCaggttaacagaaaaaaaatgtgacagtTTGCAAAATTTTTATCGTGGTGCTATAATAGACAATATTCCAGATGTGTCCAAAATGAGGAATGCTGTTTGGGCAGGATTATACCACTCCATGTCTACAGATACTGAACACCATCATCGACAATGTCCATTAGGAGAAAATAGTTGGTGCTGGTACCAACAAGCTGTTTCGTTGGGACAAGACCCTGACAGCCACTCTAATCATAAGGCATCAACATTTTTGTCTCTAGAGGTGGCTCACAAGCTAATTCCAATTTATCGAAGAATGTCAGATGAGTCCTTGCTTCAACGAATGGCTCATGGTGGTACTCAAAACAACAACGAAAGCCTTAATGCTATGATTTGGACGAGATGTCCTAAAACAAGTTTCATGGGACTTGGCAGAGTGAAAGGCAGTGTTGCTAGAGCTGTGTCAATATTTAATGCTGGCGCCAATGAATTAATTAACGTGATGAATAAGATGCATATTGATGTTTCTTATGtaacattaaataatttaaaaaaggtcaatgataaaagaattattcagtCTGACACTACTAGCCAAGAGgattatagaaaaagaagaaagactgTTTCTTTAACACGGTTTGAAAAAGTCAGAGAGGAATTGGCCAAAGATGGGAATGTATATGGTGCTGGTGCTCATTAG
- the LOC106056391 gene encoding uncharacterized protein LOC106056391 isoform X1 codes for MYKNKFIPPADELTACTGRLIVSEAAPDQFYHGWYPVRKCSFPGHESAPGAGLPSSKRLTTFRNYRVVCEICDHQDNVSWTGEKEWCCPKNNVVFYPAPDSRNEATLSTCVTKMCVPDTYWRFHDKHLTKPNGSMPKNCRVHASNWFKEEIDHINSLNLIKKNITQHHRLTSMRIEKHMNDALKDIYQLKDGENNKKSPLPPLVSNQESCILGTGGRASNKISGTHSVLRI; via the exons ATGTACAAGAACAAGTTTATACCACCAGCTGATGAATTAACAGCCTGTACAGGAAGATTG ATTGTAAGTGAAGCAGCACCAGATCAGTTCTACCACGGCTGGTACCCTGTTCGAAAATGCTCGTTCCCAGGCCACGAATCAGCCCCGGGAGCTGGACTGCCCTCCTCAAAACGTCTAACTACGTTTCG AAACTATCGCGTAGTGTGTGAAATTTGTGATCATCAAGACAATGTTTCGTGGACGGGAGAAAAAGAATGGTGTTGTCCCAAAAACAACGTGG TGTTCTATCCAGCGCCAGACTCCAGAAACGAAGCAACCCTGTCTACTTGTGTGaccaaaatgtgtgtcccggaCACCTACTGGCGTTTTCATGACAAGCATCTAACGAAGCCTAATGGGTCTATGCCTAAAAACTGTAGAGTTCACGCCTCAAACTGGTTTA AAGAAGAGATAGATCACATCAACTCTTTAAATCTGATCAAAAAGAATATCACTCAGCATCACCGCCTTACTTCTATGAGAATTGAGAAGCATATGAATGATGCGCTGAAAGACATCTACCAACTGAAAGATGGGGAAAACAACAAGAAATCACCTCTGCCTCCTCTTGTCTCAAACCAGGAATCATGCATACTGGGCACCGGAGGAAGGGCTTCCAATAAAATCTCTGGGACTCATTCCGTTCTCAGAATATAG
- the LOC106056391 gene encoding uncharacterized protein LOC106056391 isoform X2 — translation MYKNKFIPPADELTACTGRLIVSEAAPDQFYHGWYPVRKCSFPGHESAPGAGLPSSKRLTTFRNYRVVCEICDHQDNVSWTGEKEWCCPKNNVAPDSRNEATLSTCVTKMCVPDTYWRFHDKHLTKPNGSMPKNCRVHASNWFKEEIDHINSLNLIKKNITQHHRLTSMRIEKHMNDALKDIYQLKDGENNKKSPLPPLVSNQESCILGTGGRASNKISGTHSVLRI, via the exons ATGTACAAGAACAAGTTTATACCACCAGCTGATGAATTAACAGCCTGTACAGGAAGATTG ATTGTAAGTGAAGCAGCACCAGATCAGTTCTACCACGGCTGGTACCCTGTTCGAAAATGCTCGTTCCCAGGCCACGAATCAGCCCCGGGAGCTGGACTGCCCTCCTCAAAACGTCTAACTACGTTTCG AAACTATCGCGTAGTGTGTGAAATTTGTGATCATCAAGACAATGTTTCGTGGACGGGAGAAAAAGAATGGTGTTGTCCCAAAAACAACGTGG CGCCAGACTCCAGAAACGAAGCAACCCTGTCTACTTGTGTGaccaaaatgtgtgtcccggaCACCTACTGGCGTTTTCATGACAAGCATCTAACGAAGCCTAATGGGTCTATGCCTAAAAACTGTAGAGTTCACGCCTCAAACTGGTTTA AAGAAGAGATAGATCACATCAACTCTTTAAATCTGATCAAAAAGAATATCACTCAGCATCACCGCCTTACTTCTATGAGAATTGAGAAGCATATGAATGATGCGCTGAAAGACATCTACCAACTGAAAGATGGGGAAAACAACAAGAAATCACCTCTGCCTCCTCTTGTCTCAAACCAGGAATCATGCATACTGGGCACCGGAGGAAGGGCTTCCAATAAAATCTCTGGGACTCATTCCGTTCTCAGAATATAG